CTGAGTGTTATTCTGGCTTCTACCTCCACCACCATTACTCCCCTCATTGCCACTGCCAAAACCTCCCGAAACTCAACCATATGTATGCCAGTAAATCTAGAACCCGAGCCATGCAACTCAAGGAAGAACTTACCTTGATTCAGCGAGAAACACGTTCCATCCCTGATTATTTGCATGCGGTGAAAGCCCTTGCCGATGAAATCGTCCTTATAGATCATCCCATCTCTGATGATGATCTTACcctctatattttaaatggattgGGTTCTGATTTCGGGGAAATTGCAGCGCCAATTCGTGCTCGGGAAATCTCCTTAGCCTTTGAATAACTGCATGATATTCTTGTGGTACATGACGGCTACCTACGGTGCTTGGAGATGAAAACCCAGCAACTAGTAGCTTCTACGAACTTTTCTCACCGCAACAAGATGAAGTCTGGTGTTGGTGCTTCTGCTGGGTATCAATCAAAAGGCCCTTATAAGGCCACTGGGCCCTCTCGGTCTCAAGGCCAAAATCGCAACTCTCAAGGCCCGCCCAATCGCAAGTCCTCTAATACACCAAATCAGAGTCGTTATCAACCGAAATGCCAATTTTGTGACCAAATAGGACACACTGCCAAGTATTGTCCCCAACTTCATTCATCTGAATTCACGGTGAACTGTGCAACTACGTCAAAACAACAGGATCATAAGTGGCTTCTTGACTCCGCTGCGTCTCACAATATTACTAGTGACTTGGCGAATTTATCTATTCACTCTGAGTATGATGGCACTGATGAAGTTGTTATTGGTGATGGTCAGGTTTGGCTGTCTCACACATTGGTTGATTGACTCTAAATTACCCAAAACGGACGTTTATTCTTCGTGATACTCTTTGTGTCCCAAACATTTGCAAGAATTTGATTgctgttcatcattttacatcccaaaataatgtttttgttgagtttcacctttcctattttcttgtgaaggattggATCACAGGGGTGACCCTACTAAGAGGTGCATGTGAAAGTGGCGTTTACATTTTTCCGAAATCACTGGTGGGCTCCTCTTCCAACATGGTGGCTAACGTGCATGAACAGACCTCGTTTGATGGGTGGCACAAGCGTCTTGGACATCCGTCATTTAAAGTTGTTCAACATCTtgtcaaaaaaatttaacttcatgttataataataaagtgaaCTCTTTGTGTTCATCTTGTTCTATTAATAAAGCTCATCAACAACCTTTTAGGCCCACAAGTTTTCAAAGTTATGCTCCTTTAGACCTTGTTTACACGGATGTGTGGGAACCTGCTCATTGTCTTGGTTTAGATGGCTCTCGTTACTATATGTTTTTCATTGAtcattacacaaaatatatgtgGTTCTATCCCATCAATGCAAAGTCTTGTGTTAAGACCATTTTTCCCCAATTCAAAAATCTTGTTGAGAAACGTTTTCAAGCAAAAATTAAAAGTCTCTATTCTAATAATGGTGGCGAATATATCAGTCTCAAACCTTTTCTCCCTCTCCATGGCATTAGTCACTACACTACTGCCCCTcacacacctcaacaaaatggtatcTCTGAATGTCGTCACCGTCACTGTCACCTAGTTGAGACTGGTCTTACCTTACTTCATGATGCCAATCTCCCTCTTTCATATTGGCCCCATGCCTTCCATACTGCCACCTACCTCATAAATCGTTAACccactcttcttcttcaatataGAACACCCTTTGAGGCACTTTTTGGTCAAAAACCGAACTACCTTAAGTTAAAATCCTTTGGGTGtctctttttccctcttatCAGGCCTTATAACACACACAAACTCCAGCCCAAGTCCAGCCCATGTGTCTTCATTGGGTATTCTATGACCCAAACTGCATACAAATGCCTTGAGCCCGTTACCCAAAAAATATACACCTCTCGGCATGTTATATTTGATGAAGCTCGAACCCTAGCCTCCCTTGGTTCCTCCCAGCCTTCATCGTCCTCTCCGTCTATTCTGCCATCCACCCATGACGTTGTTCCGTTCGTGCCCGCAGTTCCCTCGTTGGCTCCATCTAACGCCGTTCCAGTGGTCTCGGAAACTATCTCCGCCGCGGTCTCATCCCCTCCAGGTAATACCCATACATCCCTTTCTCATGGATTTCTggattctcaaaattttttggatTCTACATCTATTTTGCCTTTACCTGTGCTTGAATCTTATTGTGAATCTGCTCCCATCATATCATCCCTTTCTCCTTCCCCGGTTTTCAACTCCGAACCCTCCTCTCCACGCCGCACACACTCCATGACCACAAGATTTATGAACAACATCTTCAAACCCATACAACTAAATGTTGTCACCAAACACCCCCTTCCCCCATGTCTTGAACCGACATGTGTGACCCAAGCTTTATCCATGCCTCAGTGGCATGCCGCCATGTCTGAAGAGCTCCCTGCTCTTATGAGACACAGCACTTGGGACTTGGTTTCTCCACCAGTTGGCTTAAATCCCGTGGGTTGTAAGTGGGTCTTTTGGGTTAAGCGAAAGACTGATGGCTCGATAGATCGCTTCAAAACCCGTCTTGTTGCAAAATGGTATAATCAAAGACCCGGGATTGACTATACGGAGACTTTTAGTCCCGTTGTAAAACCAGCTACTATTAGATCTGTTCTTACTGTTGCTGTTATGCAAGGCTGGATTTTAAGACAAATGGATGTTaacaatgcatttttgcatgggGACATTACTGAGGATGTGTATATGAGTCAACCTCCAGGGTTCAAGGATCCTTCCAAACCCAATCATGTGTGCAAATTATGTAAAACAATTTATGGTCTTAATCAAGCCCCTCGGGCATGGTACTTCACTCTCAGGGATGCTCTTCTTTGTCTCGGTTTCCATAACTCCAAGGCTGATTTGTccctatttatttatcaaaGTAGCTCTATTATATGCTATCTTCTGGTCTATGTAGATGACCTTGTGCTTACGGGAAATGATTCTAGCTTTGTGCACTCTATCATTAAGAAGCTTGGTGCTAGTTCTTCTTTGAAAGATATGGGATCTCTTCACTATTTTCTGAGTGTGGAAGTTATTCTAACCTGTGCAGGTTTGTTTTTGTCCctacataaatatatttgtgaCTTGCTATCCAAAGCCAACATGGTTGGTGCTATGGATGTGTCAACCCCTTTATCTACAAGTACTTCTTTAAAACTAGTTGATGGTACAACTTCTTTTGATAGTACTGAATTCAGACGAGTCATTGGGAGTCTTCAATACAATTCACTTACTCGTCCTGATATATCTTTTGCCGTTAACAAGTTGTCTCAATTTATGCACAAGCCCACAATTACACAATGGATAACAGCAAAAAGGTTACTTAGATACTTGAAGCAAACCATCTTTCACGGCATTCAACTCAAAAAGGACACTCCTTGGCATCTCATGACATACTTTGATGCGGATTGGGCTGAAAATGTTGATGATCGGTCCTCTACTTCAGCCTATATCTGTTTTCTTGGTACCAACCCCATCTCTTCGAGTTCAAAGAAACAAAGGGTTGTTGCACGCTCATCTACAGAAGCTGAATACTGCTCATTAGCTAATGCAGCCACGGAAACAATGTGGTTACTAGGCCTCCTCAATGAACTCGGATTTCCCCTCAAAGATCCACCTTCTCTGTTATGTGACAACCTTGGAGCCACTCATATCAGCTTTAATCCAGTTTATTATTCTCGCATGAAGCACATTCAAATCGTTCTTCATTTTGTCTGTGACTTGGTTAAAAAAGGGACTCTCCAGGTCAAACATGTTCACACTCAGGACCAACTTTCTGACTTGCTGACCAAACCATTGTCCAGGCAATGTACTGAACTTCTTCAATCCAAGATTGGCCTTGCCGATGGAAGCCCTCTCTTGCGGGGGTGTATTAAGGAAGATTGCAATAATCATGCCAACAAAAACGAATCAAGATCAAATCAGCTAAGTCAAAAGAATCAAGCTCCAATATAGCATTTTAGCCGTTTCcttttattgtaaatattttcatttagtGTACATTCATTCTCGCATTACTTTGGTTTCCATACTTTTGTAATTACCAAAAACAGCTCTTgcacttgtatatatatttgtttcagAAGTCAATAAAAGATTGAGGTAATTTTTCCATTGAAACCGTGTGATATAAATCTTTATAAGCAATAGCCTCAATATGTCAAAGATCAAAGAATTTGTTGGAGGAAAGTTTAGGTCAAATTCAAACCATGGTTCCACATGAGTTGGCTGAAGAGGTTCGTCAATTCAACCCTCCtaaccaagaaagaaaaaatgaagatggGGGTAGTGGATGCACTAATACAACTTCAAGAGGGCTATAATTAGTTGATAAAGCTATCAGAGTTGTTCCTCAGTTatataaagtttgaaaatatataaatctattttcCTGGATTATAAAACATGCTAGTTATATTGCTGTAACTGATCCCATAAGCAATTCTCTGGTTTCTGACACTTGTATCCCAAATTGGAAAAATTTAAAGAGGATGTAGTCCCATTCTCGGTTTGCTTGCCTTTGGTCTATTTGTTAATTATTCTTTGCCCCattctggcaacttcacacaaATCCTTCTTTGCCCCACATTTTAATTCGCAGCAACATTCTGATGGAGGTTTTCATGATCCCAAACACTATGTTTGTTTCAACTTGTCTATATTTATTCcgtaattttttcctttttttctacttaaaaaagaaaaaaaggaacttTTTCTGAGTTCAGTTACTTGGTGATGCCAATGATTAAATCTCATTTACAGATCTCTCACATCATGGATGATCTTACGGGTGCAAATTTTACCCTGAACTCATCTGAAGAAGAGGCTACCAAGGCTGTCAAAAGATTTCTCCTGCAGATTGCTTCTGCATCACACTTAGTGGAAACCTCTGAAATTAAAGCTCTTCAATTGGCAGCTTCAACGCTTGATATCACATCCCCAGATACTATCCGGAGAGAGAAAAAGTCCATCAATAAGAGGCTTGAAGATAAGTACAGTGACCCAACAGAAAAAGATACTTTAaatttgtaacgccccggtccccgagggtccggagagttaactcatataacctgataatcaactctaacaaGACTAGAGTACTTCCAgattcaagaatatatattttcccaaACCTCTaatcaaacgtaaatacttcaattaaataaaccatataaactcatctatcaaattttcaatccagcaactcaaataaaatcaactattcttcatgtctcaaataacaaactagaaataatgaaacattaacataagtctccataaaccgtctaaatctattgaagcaaacttaagaaatataaata
Above is a genomic segment from Juglans microcarpa x Juglans regia isolate MS1-56 chromosome 1D, Jm3101_v1.0, whole genome shotgun sequence containing:
- the LOC121239689 gene encoding U-box domain-containing protein 5-like; protein product: MQFYEYCSRSSKLYLAVRGKAIASICQRSKNLLEESLGQIQTMVPHELAEEISHIMDDLTGANFTLNSSEEEATKAVKRFLLQIASASHLVETSEIKALQLAASTLDITSPDTIRREKKSINKRLEDKYSDPTEKDTLNL